One segment of Anastrepha obliqua isolate idAnaObli1 chromosome 3, idAnaObli1_1.0, whole genome shotgun sequence DNA contains the following:
- the LOC129240173 gene encoding acyl-coenzyme A diphosphatase FITM2 has translation MATKRRPLRANMPGPSSTNMNFRPGGPDVKRSDAKGTRPTAPPSSVREILIMMIMHACKKTIFFDTNLKVALYLGSLFLVSLIGDFIPFPKTYFARSDNLFNVYFVKVGWGWTLMLTVPFLAMTSYTLCCGDMKKMLRHHVPRIAIATFFWLFWTKMFNVIETSYGRCTVKGFGTKSTCLKAGHLWNGFDISGHAFILIHSSLVLIEEARPIIKWESIKDYLRNEMHDRSVSEHSSTNPLRNLSEEQIRNLNFLYERLTPVIRTLFIGMATLQLLWDVMLVGTMLYYHHMVEKVISGIIAILTWYFTYRFWYRTDLLPDPAGSGSFFYQRENRDSFIYVRRPTMMTTAGPSTSSGSRGNTTGGTTGLAAQPTFMGMPLYTNTRTSNAASTNSQVGANNQSVDINI, from the exons ATGGCTACAAAACGTCGGCCATTGCGTGCGAACATGCCCGGTCCGAGCTCCACCAATATGAATTTCAGACCGGGCGGTCCAGATGTTAAAAGATCGGACGCTAAAGGTACCCGACCTACAGCCCCACCAAGCAGCGTTAGGGAGATACTTATTATGATGATTATGCACGCATGCAAAAAGACAATTTTCTTTGATACAAATCTAAAGGTGGCGCTATATCTGGGTAGTTTGTTCCTGGTGTCGCTGATTGGCGATTTTATACCATTTCCGAAAACGTATTTCGCACGTTCGGATAATTTATTCAACGTTTATTTTGTGAAAGTTGGTTGGGGTTGGACTTTAATGCTAACCGTGCCATTTCTTGCCATGACATCGTACACATTGTGCTGTGGTGATATGAAAAAGATGCTGCGACACCACGTTCCTCGAATAGCTATCGCTACTTTCTTTTGGCTATTCTGGACTAAAATGTTCAATGTAATTGAGACTTCATATGGCCGTTGCACAGTTAAAG GGTTTGGAACGAAATCAACTTGTCTGAAAGCGGGCCATCTATGGAACGGCTTTGATATCTCAGGTcatgcatttattttaatacactCGAGCCTAGTTTTAATAGAGGAAGCTCGCCCTATCATTAAGTGGGAGTCTATTAAAGATTATCTTCGCAATGAAATGCATGATCGTAGTGTGTCGGAACATTCAAGCACAAACCCATTGAGAAATCTCTCTGAAGAGCAAATCCGCAACCTTAACTTTCTTTACGAACGATTAACACCTGTCATACGGACTTTGTTTATTGGCATGGCAACGCTGCAGTTATTATGGGACGTAATGCTAGTTGGTACCATGCTTTATTATCATcacatggtagaaaaagtaATCAGCGGTATAATTGCCATACTTACCTGGTACTTTACCTATCGCTTTTGGTATCGTACGGATTTGTTACCAGATCCCGCTGGTAGTGGATCATTTTTTTACCAACGAGAAAACAGAGATTCTTTTATTTATGTGCGACGTCCGACGATGATGACAACGGCTGGACCTTCCACCAGCAGCGGTAGCCGAGGTAATACGACTGGTGGGACCACCGGACTGGCAGCACAACCTACATTTATGGGTATGCCATTATATACTAATACGCGGACATCAAATGCAGCTAGCACCAATAGCCAAGTCGGTGCAAACAACCAAAGCGTGGACATAAACATTTAG